The Paracoccus sp. MC1862 genome includes a window with the following:
- a CDS encoding F0F1 ATP synthase subunit gamma, whose product MPSLKALKTRIGSVKNTRKITKAMQMVAAAKLRRAQEAAEAARPYADRMSAVMAGLTAAASGSDGAPRLLAGTGEDRRHLLVVLTSERGLAGGFNSAIVKLARQQAETLLGQGKEVAIVTVGKKAREQLRRDMGNRFVHHVDMSEVKRVGYENAREIAQGILERFEAGDFDVATLFYSRFESVISQIPTARQIIPAVIEEGQVEASALYDYEPGEEAILSELLPRSITTQVFAALLENAASEQGARMTAMDNATRNAGDMIDRLTTQYNRSRQAAITTELIEIIAGAEAL is encoded by the coding sequence ATGCCCAGCCTCAAGGCGCTTAAAACCCGGATCGGAAGCGTCAAGAACACGCGGAAGATCACCAAGGCGATGCAGATGGTCGCCGCCGCCAAGCTGCGCCGCGCGCAGGAAGCGGCGGAGGCTGCACGCCCCTATGCCGACCGCATGTCCGCCGTGATGGCGGGCCTGACTGCGGCCGCCAGCGGGTCGGATGGCGCGCCGCGCCTTCTTGCCGGCACGGGCGAGGACCGGCGCCACCTGCTGGTGGTGCTGACCTCGGAACGCGGGCTTGCCGGCGGATTCAACAGCGCGATCGTCAAGCTCGCGCGCCAGCAGGCGGAAACGCTGCTGGGCCAAGGCAAGGAAGTGGCGATCGTCACCGTGGGCAAGAAGGCCCGTGAGCAGTTGCGCCGCGACATGGGGAACCGCTTCGTCCATCATGTGGACATGTCCGAGGTGAAGCGCGTGGGCTACGAGAACGCCCGCGAGATCGCGCAGGGCATCCTCGAACGTTTCGAGGCGGGCGACTTCGATGTGGCCACCCTGTTCTACAGCCGCTTCGAATCCGTCATCAGCCAGATCCCCACGGCCCGCCAGATCATCCCGGCGGTGATCGAGGAAGGGCAGGTCGAGGCCAGCGCGCTGTATGACTACGAGCCCGGTGAGGAAGCGATCCTGTCCGAGTTGCTGCCGCGGTCGATCACCACGCAGGTCTTTGCGGCGCTGCTGGAAAACGCGGCCTCGGAACAGGGCGCGCGGATGACCGCCATGGACAACGCGACCCGCAACGCGGGCGACATGATCGACAGGCTGACGACGCAGTACAACCGCTCGCGTCAGGCGGCGATCACCACCGAACTGATTGAAATCATCGCAGGCGCCGAGGCGCTCTGA
- the atpA gene encoding F0F1 ATP synthase subunit alpha: MGIQAAEISAILKDQIKNFGQDAEVAEVGQVLSVGDGIARVHGLDKVQAGEMVEFPGGIRGMVLNLETDNVGIVIFGDDRSIKEGDTVKRTRSIVDVPVGRALLGRVVDALGNPIDGKGPIETTERRVADVKAPGIMPRKSVHEPMATGLKSVDAMIPVGRGQRELIIGDRQTGKSAIAMDTILNQKNYNGRENDGMKTLHCFYVAIGQKRSTVAQLVKKLEETGAMAYTTVIAATASEPAPMQYLAPYSATAMAEYFRDNGMDALIIYDDLSKQAVAYRQMSLLLRRPPGREAYPGDVFYLHSRLLERSAKLNEDFGAGSLTALPIIETQAGDVSAYIPTNVISITDGQIFLETDLFFQGIRPAVNTGLSVSRVGSAAQTNAMKSVAGPVKLELAQYREMAAFAQFGSDLDAATQRLLNRGARLTELMKQPQYSPLTNAEIVAVIYAGTKGYLDNIPVREVGRWEDGLIAFLRNQHADVLDWLTREDPKIKGEAETRLKTVLDAYAKTYA, translated from the coding sequence ATGGGAATCCAGGCTGCCGAGATTTCGGCGATCCTCAAGGATCAGATCAAGAATTTCGGTCAGGACGCCGAGGTGGCCGAGGTAGGCCAGGTGCTGTCGGTCGGCGACGGTATCGCCCGCGTTCACGGCCTGGACAAGGTGCAGGCCGGTGAGATGGTCGAATTCCCCGGTGGCATCCGGGGCATGGTGCTGAACCTTGAAACCGACAACGTCGGCATCGTGATCTTCGGCGACGACCGTTCGATCAAGGAAGGCGACACCGTCAAGCGCACGCGGTCCATCGTGGACGTGCCGGTGGGCCGCGCCCTGCTGGGCCGCGTCGTGGACGCGCTGGGCAACCCGATCGACGGCAAGGGCCCGATCGAGACGACCGAGCGCCGCGTGGCCGACGTGAAGGCCCCCGGCATCATGCCGCGCAAGTCGGTGCACGAGCCGATGGCAACCGGCCTCAAGTCCGTGGACGCCATGATCCCGGTCGGCCGCGGCCAGCGCGAACTGATCATCGGCGACCGCCAGACCGGCAAGTCGGCGATCGCGATGGACACGATCCTGAACCAGAAGAACTACAACGGCCGTGAAAACGACGGCATGAAGACGCTGCACTGCTTCTATGTGGCCATCGGCCAGAAGCGGTCCACCGTCGCCCAGCTGGTCAAGAAGCTGGAAGAAACCGGCGCGATGGCCTACACCACCGTCATCGCCGCGACCGCGTCGGAACCCGCGCCGATGCAGTATCTGGCGCCCTATTCCGCGACCGCCATGGCGGAATATTTCCGCGACAACGGCATGGACGCGCTGATCATCTATGACGACCTCAGCAAGCAGGCCGTGGCCTATCGCCAGATGTCGCTGCTGCTGCGCCGTCCGCCGGGGCGCGAGGCCTATCCGGGCGACGTGTTCTACCTGCATTCGCGCCTGCTGGAACGTTCGGCCAAGCTGAACGAGGACTTCGGCGCGGGCTCGCTGACGGCGCTGCCGATCATCGAGACGCAGGCGGGCGACGTGTCGGCCTATATCCCGACCAACGTGATCTCGATCACCGACGGCCAGATCTTCCTGGAAACCGACCTGTTCTTCCAAGGCATCCGCCCCGCCGTGAACACCGGCCTGTCGGTGTCGCGCGTGGGTTCTGCCGCCCAGACCAACGCGATGAAGTCGGTCGCCGGTCCGGTCAAGCTGGAACTGGCGCAGTATCGGGAAATGGCGGCCTTCGCGCAGTTCGGCTCGGACCTTGACGCCGCGACCCAGCGGCTTCTGAACCGCGGTGCGCGCCTGACCGAACTGATGAAGCAGCCGCAGTATTCGCCGCTGACCAACGCGGAAATCGTGGCCGTCATCTATGCCGGCACCAAGGGCTACCTGGACAACATCCCGGTGCGCGAGGTCGGGCGTTGGGAAGACGGGCTCATCGCCTTCCTGCGCAACCAGCACGCCGACGTTCTGGACTGGCTGACCCGCGAAGACCCGAAGATCAAAGGCGAGGCGGAGACCCGGCTTAAGACGGTCCTGGACGCCTACGCCAAGACCTACGCCTGA
- the clpA gene encoding ATP-dependent Clp protease ATP-binding subunit ClpA produces MPSFSTTLEQAIHSALSLANRHRHELATLEHLLLALTEEPDAVRVMRACNVDLDELRRLLTDFIDDDLSTLITDVDGSEAVPTAAFQRVIQRAAIHVQSSGRSEVTGANVLVAIFAERESNAAFFLQELDMTRYDAVNFIAHGVAKNPSFSESRSVKGAEAEQAQTEERQGKEDSALAKYCVDLNVKASKGDVDPLIGRADEVERCIQVLCRRRKNNPLLVGDPGVGKTAIAEGLALKITRGETPDVLAGATIFSLDMGSLLAGTRYRGDFEERLKAVVKELEEHPDAILFIDEIHTVIGAGATSGGAMDASNLLKPALSGGKLRCMGSTTYKEFRQHFEKDRALSRRFQKIDVNEPSVPDTIKILMGLKPSFEKHHELRYTSEAIKTAVELASRYINDRKLPDSAIDVIDEAGAAQHVVAESRRKKVISPKEIEAVVAKIARIPPKSVSKDDAEVLRDLEKTLKRLVFGQDNAIEALASSIKLARAGLREPEKPIGNYLFAGPTGVGKTEVAKQLANTLGVELLRFDMSEYMEKHAVSRLIGAPPGYVGFDQGGLLTDGVDQHPHCVLLLDEIEKAHPDVYNILLQVMDHGKLTDHNGRQVDYRNVILIMTTNAGAADQARAAIGFGRDRREGEDKEAIERTFTPEFRNRLDAVISFAPLPREVIVQVVEKFILQLEAQLMDRNVHIELTSEAANWLAEKGYDDRMGARPLARVIQETIKKPLAEELLFGRLMKGGIVKVRIEDDKPVFDIEGPSTPRLGKDRTPLLTAE; encoded by the coding sequence GTGCCGTCCTTCTCGACCACCCTGGAACAGGCGATCCATTCCGCCTTGTCGCTGGCCAACCGCCACCGCCATGAACTTGCCACGCTTGAACACCTGCTGCTGGCCCTGACCGAAGAACCCGATGCGGTGCGCGTCATGCGCGCCTGCAACGTCGATCTGGACGAATTGCGCCGGCTGCTGACCGATTTCATCGACGATGACCTTTCGACGCTGATCACCGACGTGGACGGGTCCGAGGCGGTGCCGACCGCCGCCTTCCAGCGCGTCATCCAGCGCGCCGCCATCCACGTCCAAAGCTCGGGCCGCAGCGAAGTCACGGGCGCCAACGTGCTGGTCGCGATCTTCGCCGAACGGGAATCCAATGCCGCGTTCTTCCTGCAGGAACTCGACATGACCCGCTATGACGCGGTGAACTTCATCGCGCATGGGGTGGCGAAGAACCCGTCCTTCTCGGAATCGCGCTCGGTCAAGGGCGCCGAGGCCGAGCAGGCACAGACCGAGGAACGGCAGGGCAAGGAGGATTCCGCCTTGGCCAAGTATTGCGTCGATCTGAACGTCAAAGCCTCGAAGGGCGACGTGGACCCTCTGATCGGCCGCGCCGACGAGGTCGAGCGCTGCATCCAGGTCCTGTGCCGCCGCCGCAAGAACAACCCGCTGCTGGTGGGCGATCCGGGTGTGGGCAAGACCGCCATCGCCGAAGGGCTGGCGCTGAAGATCACGCGGGGCGAGACGCCGGACGTGCTGGCGGGCGCCACGATCTTCTCGCTCGACATGGGCTCGCTGCTGGCGGGCACCCGCTATCGCGGCGACTTCGAGGAACGCCTGAAGGCCGTCGTGAAGGAGCTTGAGGAGCATCCCGACGCGATCCTGTTCATCGACGAGATCCATACGGTGATCGGCGCGGGCGCGACCTCGGGCGGCGCGATGGACGCCTCGAACCTGCTCAAGCCTGCGCTGTCGGGCGGCAAGCTGCGCTGCATGGGGTCCACGACCTACAAGGAGTTCCGCCAGCACTTCGAGAAGGACCGCGCGCTGTCCCGCCGCTTCCAGAAGATCGACGTGAACGAGCCCTCGGTGCCCGACACGATCAAGATCCTGATGGGCCTCAAGCCCAGCTTCGAGAAGCACCACGAGCTGCGCTATACGTCCGAGGCGATCAAGACCGCGGTGGAACTCGCCTCGCGCTACATCAACGACCGCAAGCTGCCCGACTCGGCCATCGACGTGATCGACGAGGCAGGGGCGGCCCAGCATGTCGTGGCCGAAAGCCGCCGGAAGAAGGTGATCTCGCCCAAGGAGATCGAGGCCGTCGTCGCCAAGATCGCCCGCATCCCCCCGAAAAGCGTCAGCAAGGACGACGCCGAGGTGCTGCGCGACCTTGAAAAGACGCTCAAGCGGCTGGTCTTCGGGCAGGACAACGCCATCGAGGCGCTGGCGTCGTCGATCAAGCTGGCCCGTGCGGGCCTGCGCGAGCCGGAAAAGCCCATCGGCAACTACCTGTTCGCGGGTCCGACCGGCGTCGGCAAGACCGAGGTCGCCAAGCAGTTGGCGAACACGCTTGGGGTGGAACTGCTGCGCTTCGACATGTCGGAATACATGGAGAAGCACGCGGTTTCCCGCCTGATCGGCGCGCCCCCCGGCTATGTAGGCTTTGACCAGGGCGGGCTGCTGACCGACGGCGTGGACCAGCATCCGCATTGCGTGCTGTTGCTCGACGAGATCGAGAAGGCGCACCCGGATGTCTACAACATCCTGCTGCAGGTCATGGACCACGGCAAGCTGACCGACCACAACGGCCGGCAGGTCGATTACCGCAACGTGATCCTGATCATGACCACCAACGCGGGCGCGGCCGACCAGGCCCGTGCGGCCATCGGCTTCGGCCGCGACCGGCGCGAGGGCGAGGACAAGGAAGCGATCGAGCGCACCTTCACGCCCGAGTTCCGCAACCGGCTTGACGCGGTGATCTCCTTCGCGCCGCTGCCGCGCGAGGTGATCGTGCAGGTAGTCGAGAAGTTCATCCTGCAACTGGAAGCGCAGCTCATGGACCGCAACGTCCATATCGAGCTGACCTCCGAAGCCGCGAACTGGCTGGCCGAGAAAGGCTATGACGACCGGATGGGCGCGCGCCCGCTGGCCCGTGTGATCCAGGAGACGATCAAGAAGCCTCTGGCCGAGGAGCTACTGTTCGGCCGGCTGATGAAAGGCGGGATCGTCAAGGTCCGCATCGAGGACGACAAGCCCGTCTTCGACATAGAGGGGCCGTCCACGCCCCGGCTCGGCAAGGATCGTACGCCCCTGCTTACGGCCGAATGA
- a CDS encoding F0F1 ATP synthase subunit delta, which translates to MSVANTASISANIAGRYAQAVFDLVKEEGGGDRLSSEVESLRTALDGSADLRTLIGSPLYSREEQESAITAIAERMGLSQILINTLRLMAQNRRLFTLPQLIERLGDLIAKERGEVTADVVSAAPLSDEQQRRLTETLAQKSGKTVKLNTRVDEGLIGGMIVKLGSQMIDSSIRSKLASLQNVMKEVG; encoded by the coding sequence GTGTCCGTGGCCAATACCGCTTCGATTTCCGCAAACATCGCCGGGCGTTATGCGCAAGCCGTGTTCGACCTGGTCAAGGAGGAAGGCGGCGGCGACCGTCTTTCCTCCGAGGTCGAGAGCCTGCGCACGGCGCTGGACGGCAGCGCCGACCTGCGGACCCTGATCGGCTCGCCGCTGTATTCGCGCGAGGAACAGGAATCGGCCATCACCGCCATTGCGGAACGCATGGGCCTGTCGCAGATCCTGATCAACACCCTGCGGCTGATGGCGCAGAACCGCCGCCTGTTCACCCTGCCACAACTGATCGAGCGCCTGGGCGACCTGATCGCCAAGGAACGCGGCGAGGTCACGGCCGATGTCGTCAGCGCAGCCCCGCTGTCCGACGAACAGCAGCGCCGCCTGACCGAGACCTTGGCGCAGAAATCCGGCAAGACCGTGAAACTGAACACCCGCGTCGATGAGGGTCTCATCGGCGGAATGATCGTCAAGCTGGGCTCGCAGATGATCGACAGCTCGATCCGCTCGAAGCTCGCTTCTCTCCAGAATGTCATGAAAGAGGTCGGATAA
- a CDS encoding H-type lectin domain-containing protein, translating to MLRFSHTAVGVQQGRAFLFSAFEDGGPMWTQRGPRVERVAVAFATPFRDTPLVHVGLSMWDISVEANQRVDITAEDVTPSGFTLAFRTWGDTRVARVRADWLAIGPADHVDDFEPD from the coding sequence ATGCTCCGGTTCAGTCACACGGCGGTCGGTGTTCAGCAAGGCAGGGCCTTCCTGTTTTCGGCGTTCGAGGATGGCGGCCCGATGTGGACTCAGCGTGGTCCGCGGGTCGAGCGCGTCGCAGTGGCCTTTGCCACCCCGTTCCGCGATACCCCGCTGGTGCATGTCGGCCTGTCGATGTGGGACATCTCGGTCGAAGCCAACCAGCGCGTCGACATCACCGCAGAGGATGTGACGCCTTCAGGCTTCACCCTTGCCTTCCGCACCTGGGGCGATACCCGCGTGGCGCGGGTCCGGGCCGACTGGCTGGCCATCGGCCCCGCCGATCACGTCGACGATTTCGAGCCTGATTGA
- a CDS encoding F0F1 ATP synthase subunit epsilon encodes MADTMQFDLVSPERRLVSIPVREVRLPGTDGDLTAMPGHAATMVTLRPGLVTVVDAQGTATEFAVTGGFAEINGESVSLLAERGHARAEITQDVYNEMMRDAQRSHQGVEARRESVGDEMVAASAKMLGDMQALGTHIGLDPNQSTVPD; translated from the coding sequence ATGGCCGACACGATGCAGTTCGACCTGGTGTCGCCGGAACGGAGACTCGTCTCGATCCCGGTGCGAGAGGTTCGCCTGCCGGGCACCGACGGCGATCTGACGGCAATGCCCGGTCACGCCGCGACGATGGTCACGCTACGGCCGGGCCTCGTCACGGTGGTGGACGCGCAGGGCACGGCGACCGAGTTCGCCGTGACCGGCGGCTTTGCCGAGATCAATGGCGAATCGGTCAGCCTGCTGGCCGAACGGGGTCATGCCCGCGCCGAGATCACGCAGGACGTCTACAACGAGATGATGCGCGACGCGCAACGTTCCCATCAGGGTGTCGAGGCCCGGCGCGAGTCGGTCGGCGACGAGATGGTTGCCGCCTCGGCCAAGATGCTGGGCGACATGCAGGCGCTGGGAACCCATATCGGGCTGGACCCGAACCAGTCCACCGTCCCGGACTGA
- a CDS encoding alpha/beta fold hydrolase: MSGVHVRHWPGDPSRPALAIHCMMGSGRAFDPMARRLQGRVELTAFDLPSHGRSAAWRPEADEDYHSAVTRIAEALLGDQPVDLIGHSIGGTVALRLAVAAPQRLRSLTVIEPVLFAASNSGHALDDELAALAAAGKIEQATRLFLSVWGAPGGYDAMPRSMQQAAVALMPLILETDAALSADIHAILRPDALESVAAPAMLIAGAESPAVVGEILDTLGSRLPEARRAIVPGAGHMAPITHPDEVTALVAQNLDRA, from the coding sequence GTGAGCGGCGTCCATGTCCGGCACTGGCCGGGCGATCCCTCGCGTCCGGCGCTGGCGATCCACTGCATGATGGGCAGCGGCCGGGCCTTCGACCCCATGGCGCGGCGGCTGCAGGGTCGGGTGGAGCTGACTGCCTTCGACCTGCCCTCTCACGGGCGCAGCGCCGCGTGGCGGCCTGAGGCGGATGAGGATTACCATTCGGCCGTGACCCGCATCGCGGAAGCCCTGCTGGGGGACCAGCCTGTTGACCTGATCGGCCATTCCATCGGCGGCACGGTCGCCCTACGGCTTGCGGTGGCCGCGCCGCAGCGGCTCAGGTCGCTGACGGTGATCGAGCCGGTGCTGTTCGCCGCCTCGAATTCGGGCCATGCCTTGGACGACGAGCTTGCCGCCCTTGCCGCCGCGGGAAAGATCGAGCAGGCGACGCGGCTTTTCCTCAGCGTCTGGGGCGCCCCGGGCGGATATGACGCAATGCCGCGGTCGATGCAGCAGGCCGCGGTCGCGCTGATGCCGCTGATCCTTGAAACCGACGCGGCGCTGAGCGCCGACATCCACGCCATCCTGCGGCCGGACGCGTTGGAATCGGTTGCAGCCCCCGCCATGCTGATCGCGGGCGCTGAATCGCCTGCAGTCGTGGGCGAGATCCTCGATACGCTCGGCAGCAGGCTGCCAGAGGCTCGCCGCGCGATCGTTCCCGGCGCGGGTCACATGGCCCCGATAACCCACCCTGACGAGGTCACGGCGCTGGTGGCGCAGAACCTCGACCGGGCGTGA
- the atpD gene encoding F0F1 ATP synthase subunit beta — protein MAEAEARNILADEPSRAGAKGKITQVIGAVVDVQFDEHLPAILNALDTENNGKKLVLEVAQHLGENTVRTIAMDATEGLVRGAPVTDTGGPIMVPVGPATLGRILNVVGEPVDERGPVEATETRAIHQPAPSFAAQATSSEILVTGIKVIDLLAPYSKGGKIGLFGGAGVGKTVLIMELINNIAKVHSGYSVFAGVGERTREGNDLYHEMVESGVINEADLEKSQVALVYGQMNEPPGARMRVALTGLTVAEQFRDSTGTDVLFFVDNIFRFTQAGSEVSALLGRIPSAVGYQPTLATDMGAMQERITSTKSGSITSIQAVYVPADDLTDPAPATTFAHLDATTVLSRAISELGIYPAVDPLDSNSRILDPGVVGEEHYQVARDVQGILQKYKSLQDIIAILGMDELSEEDKLTVARARKIQRFLSQPFDVAKVFTGSDGVQVPLEDTIRSFKAVVAGEYDHLPESAFYMVGGIEDVKAKAQRLAADAA, from the coding sequence ATGGCAGAGGCTGAAGCCCGCAACATCCTGGCCGACGAGCCGTCGCGCGCAGGCGCCAAGGGCAAGATCACCCAGGTCATCGGCGCCGTTGTCGACGTGCAGTTCGACGAACACCTGCCGGCGATCCTGAACGCGCTGGACACCGAGAACAACGGCAAGAAGCTGGTTCTGGAAGTCGCCCAGCACCTGGGCGAGAACACCGTCCGCACCATCGCCATGGACGCGACCGAGGGCCTGGTCCGCGGCGCGCCCGTGACCGATACCGGCGGTCCGATCATGGTGCCGGTTGGGCCAGCGACGTTGGGCCGCATCCTGAACGTCGTGGGCGAGCCCGTGGACGAGCGCGGTCCGGTCGAGGCGACCGAGACCCGCGCCATTCACCAGCCCGCGCCCTCGTTCGCGGCGCAGGCGACCAGCTCGGAAATCCTTGTCACCGGCATCAAGGTCATCGACCTGCTGGCGCCCTATTCCAAGGGCGGCAAGATCGGCCTGTTCGGCGGCGCCGGGGTCGGCAAGACCGTGCTGATCATGGAGCTGATCAACAACATCGCCAAGGTGCACTCGGGCTATTCCGTCTTCGCCGGCGTGGGCGAGCGGACCCGCGAAGGAAACGACCTTTACCACGAGATGGTGGAATCGGGCGTCATCAACGAGGCCGACCTCGAGAAGTCGCAGGTGGCCCTCGTCTATGGTCAGATGAACGAGCCTCCGGGGGCGCGGATGCGGGTGGCCCTGACCGGCCTGACCGTGGCCGAGCAGTTCCGCGATTCCACCGGGACGGACGTGCTGTTCTTCGTGGACAACATCTTCCGCTTCACCCAGGCGGGGTCCGAGGTGTCGGCGCTGCTGGGCCGCATCCCGTCCGCCGTGGGCTATCAGCCGACGCTGGCGACCGACATGGGTGCGATGCAGGAACGCATCACCTCGACCAAGTCGGGTTCGATCACCTCGATCCAGGCCGTCTACGTTCCGGCCGACGACCTCACCGACCCGGCGCCTGCGACGACCTTCGCCCACCTTGACGCCACGACCGTTCTGTCGCGCGCGATCTCGGAACTGGGGATATACCCGGCCGTGGACCCGCTCGACTCGAACTCGCGCATCCTCGATCCGGGTGTCGTGGGCGAGGAGCATTATCAGGTCGCCCGCGACGTTCAGGGCATCCTGCAGAAATACAAGTCGCTGCAGGACATCATCGCCATCCTCGGGATGGACGAACTGAGCGAGGAGGACAAGCTGACGGTCGCCCGCGCCCGGAAGATCCAGCGCTTCCTGTCGCAGCCCTTCGACGTGGCCAAGGTCTTCACCGGCTCGGACGGCGTGCAGGTGCCGCTGGAAGACACGATCCGCAGCTTCAAGGCTGTCGTCGCCGGCGAATACGACCACCTGCCGGAATCGGCCTTCTACATGGTGGGCGGCATCGAGGACGTGAAAGCCAAGGCGCAGCGCCTCGCCGCTGACGCGGCGTAA
- the ppk2 gene encoding polyphosphate kinase 2, whose product MASDLDLLTIDEGLDEDFELDLEDAMLPLQIAAAYREMHPSPLPRSVYFHDLLRLQSELIKLQDWVSHHKEKVVVLFEGRDSAGKGGVIKRITQRLNPRVVRTVALPAPSDREKTQWYFQRYVPHLPAGGEIVLFDRSWYNRAGVERVMGFATEPEVEQFFDDVPEFERMLVRSGIRLVKYWFSITDVEQQMRFLMRIHDPLKQWKLSPMDLQSRIRWEAYTKAKEDMFERTSIPEAPWYIVPGNDKKRARLNCISHLLSLIPYTEVEQETITLPDRVFNPDYEREVLPRDLYVPERY is encoded by the coding sequence ATGGCCTCTGACCTCGACCTGCTCACCATCGACGAAGGACTGGACGAGGATTTCGAGCTTGATCTTGAGGATGCGATGCTGCCCCTGCAGATCGCCGCTGCCTATCGCGAGATGCACCCCAGCCCGCTGCCGCGCAGCGTCTATTTCCACGACCTGCTGCGACTGCAGTCCGAACTCATCAAGCTGCAGGACTGGGTCAGCCACCACAAGGAAAAGGTCGTCGTCCTGTTCGAGGGGCGAGATTCCGCCGGCAAGGGCGGAGTCATCAAGCGCATCACCCAGCGCCTGAACCCCCGCGTGGTCCGCACCGTGGCCCTGCCCGCGCCCTCGGACCGCGAAAAGACCCAGTGGTATTTCCAGCGCTACGTCCCCCACCTGCCCGCCGGCGGCGAGATCGTGCTGTTCGACCGCAGCTGGTACAACCGCGCAGGCGTCGAGCGGGTGATGGGCTTCGCCACCGAACCCGAGGTCGAGCAGTTCTTCGACGACGTCCCCGAGTTCGAGCGGATGCTGGTCCGCTCGGGCATCCGGCTGGTGAAATACTGGTTCTCGATCACTGACGTTGAACAGCAGATGCGCTTCCTCATGCGCATCCACGACCCGCTGAAGCAGTGGAAGCTGTCGCCCATGGACCTGCAGTCCCGCATCCGGTGGGAGGCCTATACCAAGGCCAAGGAGGACATGTTCGAGCGCACCTCGATCCCCGAGGCGCCCTGGTACATCGTCCCCGGCAACGACAAGAAGCGGGCGCGGCTGAACTGCATCAGCCACCTGCTGAGTCTCATCCCCTATACCGAGGTCGAGCAGGAGACGATCACCCTGCCCGACCGCGTCTTCAACCCGGACTATGAGCGCGAGGTCCTGCCGCGCGATCTTTACGTCCCCGAACGGTACTGA
- the gloB gene encoding hydroxyacylglutathione hydrolase, giving the protein MMAELVTIHCLSDNYAYLVHDLGCTLLVDAPEAGPILSELDRRGWGLDAVLLTHHHDDHIQAVPEIVAATGAQVWGNAADTGRLPPLDRALETGDWIEACGQPVHVIDVPGHTVGHVAFHLPDAGMVFTADSLMAMGCGRLFEGTAAQMWASLSKLAELPDETLVCSGHDYARGNGAFALSVDPDNRALKDRLDATLAGKRPASPATLAEEKATNPFLRAAELARAGESPLESFARLRAAKDSFRG; this is encoded by the coding sequence ATCATGGCCGAACTGGTGACGATCCACTGCCTGAGCGACAACTATGCCTATCTTGTCCACGACCTGGGCTGCACCCTGCTGGTCGATGCGCCCGAGGCGGGGCCGATCCTTTCGGAACTCGACCGCCGAGGCTGGGGCCTCGACGCGGTCCTGCTGACCCACCATCATGACGATCACATTCAGGCGGTGCCCGAAATCGTGGCCGCGACCGGCGCGCAGGTCTGGGGCAACGCCGCGGATACGGGCCGCCTGCCGCCGCTGGACCGGGCGCTTGAGACCGGCGACTGGATCGAGGCCTGCGGCCAGCCGGTCCATGTGATCGACGTGCCGGGCCATACGGTCGGCCATGTCGCCTTCCATCTGCCCGACGCGGGAATGGTCTTCACCGCAGACAGCCTGATGGCGATGGGCTGCGGCCGGCTGTTCGAGGGGACAGCCGCGCAGATGTGGGCCTCGCTGTCGAAGCTGGCGGAGCTGCCGGACGAGACGCTGGTCTGCTCGGGCCACGACTATGCCCGCGGCAACGGCGCCTTCGCCCTGTCGGTGGACCCCGACAACAGGGCGCTGAAGGACCGGCTGGATGCCACGCTGGCGGGGAAGCGCCCGGCCTCTCCCGCCACGCTGGCCGAGGAAAAGGCCACCAACCCCTTCCTGCGCGCCGCCGAACTGGCCCGTGCGGGAGAGTCGCCCCTGGAAAGCTTTGCCCGCCTGCGCGCGGCAAAGGACTCGTTCCGAGGCTAG